DNA from Denticeps clupeoides chromosome 7, fDenClu1.1, whole genome shotgun sequence:
ATGCTTATATTTAACAGAATTAAGTTATCTTGTATATTTGTAAAGTATGTTTTGTAAGtaaatatttttcacaaataCTTTAAGGATATTGAACTGTAAACGTGTTTTAGTATTAAGCtattttatatattgcttaTGAATAAATATCAGTTTTAAAATCATGCCGTAATTCACTTCGCTTCTCGTTGTCATTCCCTGGATAATAATCAGAATAATAAATCCCACTTTCAGTATTGGAATGAGGTTCTGTTCAGAAACTGAAAGTTAGCATATCCAGCAGCCATCCATGTTAATTAAATCTGCTCATTTCACAAGGAGagcacatatatatttaaatatatgcaaaataaGTCATTTTTTCAGTCCTTCAATCTAACCAACCCGTTACGTAGAATGAGATAAACGGTTTGTCTATTTATCCAAATGGGCTAGCGGCAGAGACGGCGATTAATGCCAATGTTAACGTTGCTTAGATCCCGGGCAGGAAGCTGCTGCGCCACCTGCAGGCCGTCCAGTCGATTTTCCAGAGACTGGTCCCATCAGGGATTTTGCTGCCTCTGCTGACTTTAGCTGTTCTTGGGGACTACGTGGGTTTTAAACATCACTCGTTGTCTCATTTCATAACGCCGCAGCCTGTACAAATCCAGTGCATTTattgaaaaaattatattttttttcttaactcaGTCAACATGTTGCAGGTCTTAGAGCTGCTGAGCAATCTGGGAATTGCAGATTAGAACGTCTTTTAATCTCATAATCAGAATcacgtttattggccaagtatgttaaaacagaaaaagaatttGGTTCCGTCCACTGGTGTCTCTCATGCAGCACAATGcaatacaaatgaaaatatacatgtataataaatattacaaaatggttcatatataattattgtaatttattataaaatctTATTTACAGTGCGGTGtttatgagtgagtgagagagtctGTTTGAGGAGTTCATTGTATCTTGGTTGCCTGGACCTTGCCATGCACGATAATACTCTGAAGCCGCTAATGaactcctttttctttttctttttacctaCTCAGTTTGTTGTTTGTCTGTCTCAAGCCGCGGTGCGACACAAAAGCCTCCAGTGAATTACAGTTCAGAGGATCTTCTCGTCTGACAGGATGAATGTGTGTGGGCATAATGGGTTTTTCTAAGCATCTACGTTGAGAACGTTCAGCCCTGCAGTCCAGCCAAAGTACATTAGACTGTATTACCGCAACCCCGCCGGTCCAGGGGGTCAAAGTAGGAAAGAGCCGTGAAAGCGGCCTTTGTGCCCAGAGCACGCGACGCCTGCCTTTCGGACGTGGCAGGCGGCACACGGGTCTCCTGGGTTCGAAATGTCCCGGAGAAGCTGGTCCGAAAGAAGGAGAGAAGTGAGAAAAGACAGCAGAGCGCTGTTATGGTTGCCAGTGGACTTAGGAGCACAGATCCAGGATTATCCCTTTAGAGAGATGGAACGCCGTGCATCCAGGCTTGGACTCCCTCTCATTGGGAACCAGTGCAGCCTGTTGAAGGGGACAGAGGACAATGAGTAACGAGTGAAGATGCGGGAGGGGTGGATGTAAAAATGCTTGTGGTGAAGAACAGGGTGACACGTGGCGGTGGATTTccagaatttgtgtgtgtgtgtgtgtctgtgacgtCAGAATGGCTTTCTGGATTGGACGACAGTGTCCTGCTGAGTATAATCCAGCTGATTACCAGCGAGGGACAGCACctgttctctttctttctttctttctttctttctttctgaagcAAGGAATACTCTTAACTCAGAGGGGGATCACGGGAGAGCACATCGTCTTCAGGAAAGGAAGCAGACAGCCAGACGCTTTAGGGAAATTTATGAAAATCCAGCGAGAAAACGAGAGAGGGAGGTGAACCTCCTGGCCTATTTAACCCTCGCCCTGCCCGTTGCTCcactcctccttctctcccagctctcGCTCTCAGAATGCCCACCAACGGGATCGGCAAAGCCCTGAAGCTCCAGTTCGGGCTGATCAACCACGAGAGCCGGTACCTGACGGCAGAGACCTTCGGCTTCAAGGTGAACGCCTCGGGCTCCAGCCTGAAGAAGAAGCAGATCTGGACGCTGGAGCAAGAGGACCAGGTGGTCTTCTTGCGCTCCCACCTGGGCCGCTACTTGGCCTCCGACAAGGACGGGAAGGTGACCTGCAGCGCGGAGGAGCCGGACCCGGGCTGCCGGTTCCTGATCGTCGCCCAGAGCGACGGCCGCTGGGCACTGCAGTCCGAGCCGTACCAGCGCTACTTTGGAGGCTCGGCCGACTTCCTGTCCTGCTTTGCCCAGGCCATCGGCGAGACGGAGCTCTTTGCCGTCCACCTGGCGCTCCACCCCCAGGCCAACCTGCTCAGCGTTTCTCGCAAGCGTTATGCCCACTTGTCCGAGCCCGACGGGGAGATCGGCGTGGACAGCAACATCCCCTGGGGCGTGGACGCGCTCATCACGCTGCTGTACCAGGAGGGGAAGTACTCCCTGAAGACCTGCGACAACCGCTTCCTCTGCAGCGACGGCAAGCTGGTGAGGGACAGCGCGCCCAACGCCGGTTTCACCCTGGAGCTCAGGTCTGGCAAGCTGGCTTTCAAGGACTGCGAGGGCCGCTACCTGACGCCCATGGGCCCAACGGGGACCCTGCGGTCTGGCCGGTGCTCCAAGCCCGGCAAGGATGAGCTGTTCGATCTGGAAGAGAGCCATCCCCAGGTGGTGTTCCAGGCCGCCAACAATCGCTTCGTCTCCATACGCCAAGGTACCGCACTTCCCTCTGGTTTGGCATGTGACTTGTCTAAGCCCTTGACCTTCTGCTTGTAGCTGTGGTTCCTCGGCAGGAAGAGTAAATTGCCgggcgtgtctgtgtttgtgtgacgtGGCCAGGCGTGATTTGGAACGCGTGATAGCTGCGTGCGCTTCGTGGGTGAAACCTGACAGAGCCGATGTGCTGCTAAGGCGCTGAGGCGATCGCGTGACCTCACCTCCTCCGGCCGCTCCGAGGAACTGACCCCTCCCTCCCAGCGAAACGACCTCTTCACACAGACCTTGTTCTTCACCGCCCCTCGCCTTCTAACAGGCCCCCCTGGCTTTTAGGTTTTCTGTGATTAGTGTCTCTGTTACTAGACACTAATCACACTGACCTGTTGTCAGGCTAATGTCCTCTGACCTTACAGGCTTAGTCTAGATCACCGGGGGGCATAAACAATCTCCTGCCACGCGTTAATTACTATCAATCGCCTGCGGGATTGACGCTATAGATAGACTGGCCTCCCAAGATGAACTACAGTTACTAATGGAAACCGTTTCCGCGGTTACCttgtccccccctggaaactCAGAAAGCCATGCAGTAATAGCTGAGGAAGATggaggttgaaaaaaaaaaaaagagtcatgGGATAGGGACAGAACGAGGGAACATTGCCAATCGCACATATGTGCATTGCAGCCTGAgcctaaaaaaaaagcattttaccTCGCTGCAAAACGGCCATTTATTACATGCAGAACATCAAATTACAGGTTGTACTTTGTGACATTTCCAACCATTTTCAACTTGCAGAccagacttcttttttttttttaaaccacgtGCTTATCCAAGGCTCCTTGCATATGGGCTTGCATTTGTGCCACTAGAAACTGACCTtaaattgaatatatttgaatcttAATTACACAAACTGAATAGTTTGTAGTTAATTTGGATCCGCATTTTTAGATCTATAAACATGTAACACAAATTTCAGTTTACTGCGACGCACAGAGTCCTGTTCATTCTGTTAACTACGCCTTTTCTCTCCAAATCGCCACAGTCCATTCCGAGCTCAGCAGGGCCACAAGTTTCACAAGTTCTTGGAcgtttgtttgcatgttttcGTCCCGCTGGGTGCTACAATTGGCCAGCATTGTATTGCGGTCCGCTTCGCGCTGGCTGCTCGGTCAGGACTGCCCACTGCGTGTCCATAAACCGAGTCTTATCAATGGGTATAATTAAATTACTCCGGACCACTCTGTGTAAGGCACGGTCAGCTTGTTCCATAAACCATCTTCCGTCCGCCCGCCCGCCATTCCATTGGCGCTGTGTAAAACAGGTTTATTTAGAGCCGAGCACACAAAGCTGCTTACAACCCTTCTCCACCTTTCACTTGTAACAGGCTTACGGAAGCAGAAGAATATTTCTGCAATGCCTGGACCTTACAATATAGCAATATAGCAGAACACCAGCATTACATTTTGGAGATAATTGATGCATTTCTCTCATTGGCCCCTATGTTCCAATTAGTTtataaaacaggaaagaaacaCAATGATGTGTGCAGATGTAATATACTGCCAGGCACAGGATTAAATCCTCCAGAGTGAGGAAGTAGCGTGCCTGAGATCTGTCAATCATcagactcctccccttttaagctttcattataaaaacattaaagatcATATTCTGGGATAGCCAATTTTTCGTCTTTATGACACAGAGAACAGccaagtggttctttcttgatttatctattaatttgtttattttaattctcaggacgcctttgaccttacactagtgaacaagccccacatttTGCTCTCTACTTAGCGCTGCATTTTTATGAAAGATCAAACAATTCGTTCGGGGTTGTCTTATGTTTTAATAAACGCTGAGAAATAGAGAGTTGTCTTATTAAAGTAATCACTTCACGATCAAAAGAGCTCCATTAAGGACTCAGTGCCACAAATCAAGATCCTGTTCTGTTTAGAGTGCAACAATTTTGGCACAATTTCATTCCTGGTGACTCAACAATCAGACCCTATTCGACACACTCAATCAGAGCCAAGGTAACTTTAACAATCAGACACGGAAATCTAAATCACAGCACCCAATAAAGTTTACCCACAGCTCACCTCTCCTCGACAATCAGGGAAATCAAAGAAAAGCCACAGCCCTTCAGCCACCTGGACCGACACAAGTTGTTCCTCTTCACGGAATAGCAAATGTTCCCTAAAACATTACGAAACAAATGTTATGTCCCTGCATATTAAACGTTCAATTCAAAACGTAATTATGAGCTTTATTCCAATAGCGCCTTTTTAAGCAAATGCTTtacaatttattacaaattacaGCAAAAAGAAGACTATAGATTAAAAGgagtaaataaaatacaacaaatgaAATGTTATTGGAATATATGGTCACGTGGCCCAGCTGGGGTCTGTCATGGCTCCAGTGACCACAAAATGTCCTGCTGATCATGTTGACCAGAGTGGTTCTGGTAAAAGAAGacacttttcttcttctgagTTTGATTCTGCTGAATTTCATTGGATGGTTGGCCTTTACCAGGTGTGAACATATCAGCCAACCAGGACGCAGAGACGGACATGGAAACTTTCCAAATGGAAATcgacaaacagacaaaaaagtGCATGTTCAGAACCAACGGGGGCAATTACTGGACTCTGGTGTCCCATGGGGGAATCCAGTCTACAGCAACAGAGATGTAAGGCAATGCGTTTTATATATAGAATATGTTATAATACTGCAGCCTTTTTACTAACGTCGTGAATTCATATTAAATGCTATGCACATGCCTCTTACCTGTCACTCGCAGAGAGGCCAACACCATGTTTGACATCGAGTGGCTGGGACGGCGCGTGGCGCTGAGGGCCGGCAACGGCAAGTACGTTTGCACGAAGAAGAACGGGCAGCTGGCCGCAGTGAGCGACGCGCTGGGTGAGTGTGAATGAAGGTTGAGCGAGAGAAACACCAACGTGGGGCACACAGCAGACTTGTGTGTATGCAGCCCAGTTCTCATGCTTAATAAAAAGGCTAAATCTTTCATAAGCTAGGAgtgcattgtgtccctgagcaagacacttaaccctgagtgtctccagggggggactgtccctgtaactactgattgtaagtcgctctggataagggggtctggtaaatgctgtaaatgtaaatatgtaaataacaattaaatTAATACCGGAACTAAGTTGCCTAGCTGTGTAGATTTCTTCAAACACGTACGACATGGTTAGAACAATGTTTTTCTGGTGAGAAGCAGTAAATAAAAGGGTGACTGGACAGGCTCCTTTGCTCGTCTTTGTTTCAGGAGAGGACGAGAGATTTCTGATGAAACTCATCAACCGGCCAATCTTGGTCCTGCGGGGTGAGAATGGGTTTGTTTGTCATCACAAGTCCTCCAACACCCTGGACGCCAATCGCTCCATCTACGACATCTTCGCCCTGCTCTTTAATGATGGCGCTTATCATGTCAAATGTGAGTCTAGTGCATCACTTCTTTTATAGATTTACACCTGTATACACCTGGTATACAGttggggcctagcggttaaggaagtggccccgtaatcagaaggttgccagtcggccaaggtgccaccgtccccacacactgctccccgggcgcctgtcatggctgcccactgctcaccaagggtgatggttaaaagcagaggacacatttcggggtgtcaccgtgtgctgtgctgcagtgtatcacttgactttttttacttttctatattttttgcCCCCCACAAAAAATACCTTTATAGTGGGCAATCGATTATTGCATAACAATACTGTGAATTATTCTGTAACATTACGTAAAAAAATTCTTTCTGCTCCCCCCAGTAGTCGAAAGTCGAAAAGAAATGCTGGATGGTTGATACTGTAGGCAAGGTAGCTCCGGTGTTTAATGGGAATATAAATTCTAAATCAGAACAACATCCTGCTTCCATTTGTATAGTTTGGCACAAATCCTAAACTAGAAGGATTGTAAGGACTGTCAGGGTGTGTCTGTGCCTCTAAAATACACAAAACTCCAAATCTGTACAGAAGTGCAAAAGCTGAACACTGACATCTGTATCTGCAGCGGGCAGCGGAAAGTTCTGGTACATCTCCGGCAACGGCTTGGTCTGCTCCGATGGGGATAAACCAGAGGACTTTTTCCTGGAGTTCTTGGAACACGGGCGTGTCGGCATCAAGAGCCAAAAGGGCAAGTACTTGCGTGGAGACCAGGGAGGCACGCTAAAAGCAGACGTCGACACCGTGGACGCGTCCTCACTCTGGGAGTACTGAGACATGACCCCTGACCCTTGCCTCTGACCCGAACGACTACGGTGGCTGATCTTCTCCTCACAACTGCATCGTTGGCCCTGCATGTCACTGTAGCATCGGTCCCCACATGCCAACGTGCTAACCCCAAACCCGTTAGATCCCGTTAGATCCCAATTTTTAACAGGAAAAAATGCTGTACAGAGCATGTCCCCCGTCCGCTGAAGGGCAACAATTACACCCTCACGctagctttttatttttcacgCTTTCATGCCAGCTGGGCTGCTGTTAGAGAACAATGAAGCCCGCAGCTCCAAATTACCACGTTCCTGCCTGCCACAATCCACGCAGTTGTGCAACAAAGGCCCTTAGTGAAGAATGGCCGAGTTTATGGGTAGGAGTTCTGTTAACCGTGCAAGGCCATTCCCAGGAGTTTGGATGCAATAATATAAGACAGAAGATAGAATGTTGATTAAGTGCTGCTAAATTTCTGTCCATTAACAAACGTGCTTGGACTCTGGGGCTTTTGGCTTCAAGGAAACCTTTCCTCCAGTGCTTAATTTAACCAAAATGATACATGCTGACTGATTCCCACCCACATACCCAGCTATACATAATGTATAATGCTATACAAATGTGCTCTGCTGGGGCTTTATTGCCCAGGAAGAAATTGACTGAGAATATAGAAGGGTCTTAGGAAAGGTCACTACTCTGGGGGTAACATAACGTACTGCGAGATGCGTGGATCATAATTAACTAGGGATGATGAGTGCAGCTTCTCATTTTATGAAGAGCTTCACtgttctacaaaaaaaatggataatACAATCTCAGGCAGGGGACCTATCAACTATCAACTCGTGATTCCTGTATTAAAAATCTCTCCGCATTCATGCTCTTCACTTGACAAGAGAACCTCTTCCCtctaaatgtgtaaaaaacaactaaataaaatataatactgACATGATGGAAACTATAAACATGTAGACACTTCTGGGTTATAATCACTGTACAAAGCAGAAAGTATCGCGAAGATGAATGCCTGTTGGCACAAGCTTTGTGGAAGGAGGCGTCGTGATTTACGAGGTCTGCCAGGCTAACTAATGTCCTTCCTACAGCAGGGGCCTTACAACCACCTTGTCTATCCTTGTCGTCTCCGTACGGTCATCATTTATGTTCTCATCATGAGCTGCTGACTGCACAAACCGCACACATCATTCACAGAGTCAATGCATCCCCTTTTATTTCAGCCTGAAAGAAAAAAGTACGGCAAAAATCCAAACCTGAGCCAAGAGTTGTGAATGTTTTGTTGTGACGTGGAAGTCAGTTTGTATAAAACTGCAattatctgtgtgtttttcatttgctttgTTGTCCTTGAATTGTTGTcctcactttttattatttaatttgtacAGTCATAATCTGTACCCGATGTCTATCATACTCTAAAGACTATTCAATTATTTTAAACTATTGTCTTGTTTAAAGAATCCTTTGTTGGACTGTAGAAATTATTAAAcgatatttttattaattatatctGGTGTGTCTTTGTAGTGTTTGAATTggtttttgttgaaaaaaattgaCACACATTTTGAGCCAGATGCCAGCCTTATGTCTCAGTCAGTGCTTGTCACCCATATATTCCCTGGAAAAGAACTCTTGACTCTGAGACATCGTCACACTTCACAAGGAGGATCATTCAAAGCAGCTGAAATCAATAATTGGCACTGGCACTTTgggaaaaatgtaattgtattgGACTCGATGGTTCCAGTAAACACAGGGTTTTATATTTCCCACATACCAGACAGTCCGGTGGCACGGTCTTACTTGAGTACCAAGGTGTTCCAAACCAGATCCGTTCACAACCAATGTGTGATTAATGTGTGACTTCTGTGACATAAAAGATATTTCAAATTTGAacagaaaatacacaaaacTCTCTGACATTTACCAAGCATCTTTCCTAATTTAACTGAAGGCTCAAATACAATAAGTAAAATTCTGCATGAGTATACCATCCATATGCTTATTTTCCCacccttttattatttttagataagataagataagataagataagataagatgataaGTTATTAGTCCCAAAAgtaggaaatttacattgtcacggaaGGAAGTGGagagtagaaaaaaacaatagcatagacactatgtcgactgtataataaatgttcaatgtacaaataagcaaataaatagtcctagaatagaaaATACtaagtcataaaaataaaaataataaggcTCTACATCCACTTCTGACCTAATGTGAAAAGCATATGCAAAGTATTGCAAATAGCATCGTGGGTAAGTCAGGCAAGTTacaatgaaaacacaaaatccTTTCcaatgaaatgtacatttgcCTGTTAATCAGTCTTTATTGAAATTGATATTTTTGTGGTGGTTTGTGGTGGCAACATTGCTGCTGTACAACAGACCAGGATGGACGCTTTCAGAAAAGCTGGATCTGATGAAGCGCGTCAGAAGCCCTGTTGGACTTGCACTGAAAAATCTGAATATAAACAAATAGAAAGATCTGGCACTGGAAGACTTCTGGAAGTGTTTATACGGCGTTGCTATGGACACAGTGTCCTTCGCGATGGAGGTGCCTACAGAGGTCACCGGCATTTCACCATGTATATTGTTAGAGGTCATGGTTAGCATTTGCATACAAAACAAACTAAAGGTAAAGCAGTTatgaagatatgtgacattcactGCAGGGGAATGGCTTTTCGTTTTTCACTGAATTTCTACACATGTTctcttacattttttactgtTTATAAGACTGGAAATATAAAGTTAAtgatgtattacatttacaataaaaacactacaaatttggttttaatttaCTTAGTAAGTTTAAAGGACACAACAAACAGGTTGCATAATTTCCATAATTTCTACACCAATGACTGCACCTCAAGGAACtgtaaaactcctgaagtttgcagaagACACCAccgtcattgggctcatccaggatggtgttgagtctgcataccggctggtactctggtgcaacACAACCTGAAGTTGAACACGCTCAAGGTTGTAGAGATggcagtggacttcaggagacatcccacaacactgctccccctcGCATTATCAGACagcccggtgtctattgtggagaccttcaagtttctgggcaccaccatttcccaggacctgaagtgggagaccaatatctcctccatcctcaaaaggACTCTACCctgttctacactgcggtcattgagcctgtcctgtgctcctccatcactgtctggtatggagcgGCCACTaaacaggatcagactgcagaggaatgtacggtcagcagaaaggatcactggtgcccccctgccctccatccaatatctgtacctctcaagatccaggaaaagggcagggaaaatcatctcagatccctcaaaccctggacacagactttctgacctgctgccctctggcagacgttatagcttcttccccctcgccatctccctcctaaacagctgaaactgtctcactgcaaatcaccttgacattgcactgcactttatgtacactctttGGTATACATTCTATAAtctctgtattttctgtttataagatttagattgtttattatattgttcatttatacacacatatgtatgtacattaatacatatagttattatatatatgtatgaataGTATAAGCATTATACAatatgtacaaataacacttataTACTgttaacatttatattatatttatagatttaaataaatattacatataaatattgtaGAATGTATATTATTGTATACTATATTTGCTCTgtatattgtaaatgtaaatgtaaataaatgctgctgtaaatgtaatattgttcaTTGCATCCTTAcgcattgttgttgtttttttatactgtacttgagagacaccatctaccggaatcaaattctttatatgtgcttgcacatacttggccaataaacacgattctgattctgataataAGTAATTTATTAATTGGGTCAAACGATTAAAAAAGCGGGGGTAACGATTTATTAAACTAATGATATTTGCAAATCGGGTGTCGAACCAAAACAAGAATTTTCAGAGACAGACTTTACAGATCTTAAAGTACTTGTGTTAATCGCCTGTGTAAATATTCACTTCAGTGGTCCTAAAAATTCGACCAATCGAATTCGCCGCCGGAGTTCTGCCACGTGATCCAGCAGCGCCCAATCAGCGCTCTTGCTGCGAAAATTCAAATGGTAAAAAAGGAGGGCGGGCACGCATGCAGCAGCGGCAGAGGACAGTCTCGTTTCCGTACAAATTCTGACGGAGCAGCGCTGTCGGTGTGTGTATCATCCATGGATCCGATGAGCGAAGAAAATCTGAAGATGTACTTCCAGGAGAACCGACTGCAGACGTATTCGGGGTGGCCGTTTGACGAGGACTGCTCGTGCACGGCCGAAAACGTAGGTTAATGGGGGACCGGAAGTGCGTGTGTTATGTTTTTATGCACCGTGGAGCTGGTGTGCCATGACAAACTTTTAAATATTCCGCTCGTTTTACTTTGGGGCTTTATTTTGTGGTGGAGCTTTATTCCCATGTGCCGAGGGAAGGTGGCAAATCAGGTCGTCGACGTCATGAACCTTAACGCTGACGTTTTAAGTAGATAGCAGAAGATGCTCCACTGATGTCACATATTAACCATATAAAACGCTTCTCCAGATGGCCAAAGCCGGCTTCATCCACACTCCTTCTGACAACAGCCCTGACATCGCTCAGTGCTTCTTCTGCTACAAGGAGCTGGAGGGATGGGAGCCTGATGACGACCCAGTGTGAGTAGAAGAACCTGATGTGTCTGTATCGGCTGCAAGACGGTGTCCTGTtcgctggggcagtggtagcctagatggtgaggaagtggacccgtgattgccggtttgaatcccgatccgtcgaggtgccactgtgcccACTTACTCTGGGGGGGGGCTGTCTCTGTCACTTGATAAGGACATAACTAAATTCATTTCCGATCTTCATCTTCACCCCATATATTAGAGAACAGGGGTGCATAATTCCTCCTCTCCGAGACAAAAATAATCAGCAAGCAGTCCAGTTTTTATCTGTTCATTTCCCTAAATGCTGAAGATCGACTTGACGTGACCCATgtgacatgttttatattgcacTGGGACAATTACTTAGAGGATCCTTTATGGTAGGTCTacaaaataaattgataaaataaaatatttttgctttcatttttgGAAAATTTATTTCAGGAAGGAGCACAAATCACATTCGCCGGCATGCCACTTCATTCTGCTCCAGAAGTCTGTAAAAGAGCTGACCGTGGAAGAGCTCCTGAAGTTGGAAAAAGAACGGCAGAAATTCCGAATTGTGAGTGAATAACTTCACCCATTTCCTTTCCGGTGGACTTTACTGTGGTTTTTCCCCATTTCTTCTCGAAGTCTTGTTTTCCCACTGAAATGCTCTCATTGCAGCATTCAAACAGATTTCTTATTTTGGGAACTCGTTGGAGTTTGAGCGGGCTTCGAAAAAAGCATCTCAAATTACAGGAACAAAGCCAACATTCAACTGAAAAATATTGTGGAATTAAGCTAACCTGTCTAGCCtctcattgttaaaaaaatggcCTTTGAAATGAGGACCGTTGAAAATGACTTCCTGCTGATAATGGTTATTAAGAACGATGTGCGATGTCTTTTGAATGTGTGAATCAGAGCTATTGTGTGCTGTTGGACTTGCTGGCCTGAGATACGGTCGTGAGTCTTGCTCAGCTGCCAAGCCTTTGTGCGCTTGCTCTGTAtgtaaaataactttttttttttttttttttttcctccctgcaAGATTATGctaatttctgtttttgtgtaaatgtcCAGATGTGCATCAGGCATTTACTTTGTGTAAGACTGCAATTTCAGAGCTTTCTTTGgttttgaacagaacagaaagccTTGACATTTCCAAAACGCTAATAATGGAAACTAAAGGCAgacatctgtatttttttttttttttttttttttttcttttgccccCTCCTTCCCATTCACTCTTTGCATGTAGACGTTCATGGTGGAGATGTATGCAGAGACGTTCTGTGATTGTCTCGCTTCTTACAGGCACTGGAACTGCCGTCAAATCCATCCAAATCAACAGCATTACGAGCGA
Protein-coding regions in this window:
- the fscn2a gene encoding fascin-2a → MPTNGIGKALKLQFGLINHESRYLTAETFGFKVNASGSSLKKKQIWTLEQEDQVVFLRSHLGRYLASDKDGKVTCSAEEPDPGCRFLIVAQSDGRWALQSEPYQRYFGGSADFLSCFAQAIGETELFAVHLALHPQANLLSVSRKRYAHLSEPDGEIGVDSNIPWGVDALITLLYQEGKYSLKTCDNRFLCSDGKLVRDSAPNAGFTLELRSGKLAFKDCEGRYLTPMGPTGTLRSGRCSKPGKDELFDLEESHPQVVFQAANNRFVSIRQGVNISANQDAETDMETFQMEIDKQTKKCMFRTNGGNYWTLVSHGGIQSTATEIEANTMFDIEWLGRRVALRAGNGKYVCTKKNGQLAAVSDALGEDERFLMKLINRPILVLRGENGFVCHHKSSNTLDANRSIYDIFALLFNDGAYHVKSGSGKFWYISGNGLVCSDGDKPEDFFLEFLEHGRVGIKSQKGKYLRGDQGGTLKADVDTVDASSLWEY
- the birc5a gene encoding baculoviral IAP repeat-containing protein 5a — encoded protein: MVKKEGGHACSSGRGQSRFRTNSDGAALSVCVSSMDPMSEENLKMYFQENRLQTYSGWPFDEDCSCTAENMAKAGFIHTPSDNSPDIAQCFFCYKELEGWEPDDDPVKEHKSHSPACHFILLQKSVKELTVEELLKLEKERQKFRIKKSCNQEIEKFEDAAKLKRNEIVKIAMDG